Proteins from one Mesorhizobium sp. M9A.F.Ca.ET.002.03.1.2 genomic window:
- a CDS encoding type II toxin-antitoxin system VapC family toxin yields the protein MIRKYLVDTHILLWVLNADPRLSDRHRDIFLAGEDVIVSAISVAEITIKKSLGKIMLTGNIVEILRSNGIPILSVNELHAARLEHLPFHHRDPFDRLLIAQAQIEGLTLISTDRHFSAYDVELA from the coding sequence ATGATCCGCAAATATCTGGTCGATACCCATATTCTGCTTTGGGTGCTCAACGCGGACCCACGTCTGTCGGATCGCCATCGTGACATCTTTCTCGCCGGCGAGGATGTGATCGTCAGCGCCATCTCCGTGGCGGAGATCACCATCAAGAAATCGCTCGGCAAAATCATGCTCACTGGCAACATTGTCGAAATCCTGCGGTCGAACGGGATTCCAATCCTCAGTGTGAATGAACTACACGCCGCGAGGCTTGAGCATTTGCCTTTTCATCATCGCGATCCCTTTGACCGTCTGCTCATCGCCCAGGCTCAAATCGAAGGCTTGACGTTAATCTCCACGGATCGTCATTTTTCGGCCTATGACGTCGAGTTGGCCTGA
- a CDS encoding Lrp/AsnC family transcriptional regulator, translating to MDDARVDQFDRKIMAELQDDARLTNNDLSERVNLSASQCSRRRQRLEEDGYIRGYRAVLDRDKLGFSLVNVISVTLATHNRDNARRFGELVARLPEVQEAHALTGEMDYILKVVTPDLKSLSEFVNGVLLPHESVQHVKTAIVLETLKETGALPI from the coding sequence ATGGATGATGCGCGCGTTGATCAGTTTGACCGCAAGATAATGGCTGAGTTGCAGGACGACGCACGGCTGACCAACAACGATCTGTCGGAACGGGTGAATCTGTCGGCGTCGCAATGTTCGCGCCGCCGCCAGAGGCTGGAGGAGGACGGCTATATCAGGGGCTATCGCGCGGTGCTCGACCGCGACAAGCTCGGCTTCTCGCTGGTCAATGTCATCTCGGTAACGCTCGCCACCCACAACCGCGACAATGCGCGGCGCTTCGGCGAATTGGTGGCGCGGCTGCCGGAAGTGCAGGAGGCGCACGCGCTGACCGGCGAGATGGACTACATCCTGAAAGTGGTGACGCCCGACCTGAAGTCGCTGTCGGAGTTCGTCAACGGCGTGCTTTTGCCGCACGAATCCGTGCAGCATGTAAAGACGGCGATCGTGCTCGAGACGCTGAAGGAAACCGGCGCGCTGCCGATTTAA
- the aztB gene encoding zinc ABC transporter permease AztB → MDTLYGFFIAPFAEFAFMQRALFGSLMLSLGACPVGVFLMLRRMSLSGDAMAHAILPGAAAGFLFYGLEILPMTIGGLIAGIIVALGAGAVSRFTIQREDASMAAFYLISLAIGVLMVSIRGSSVDLMHVLFGTVLALNDEALTLIGGIVLVTLVSLTIFWRALVAECLDPLFLRSVSRLGSPVHFIFLGLVVLNLVGGFQALGTLLSVGLMMLPAAAARFWTMRVEPMCLLAMLIGFASCVAGLLLSYHASLPSGPAIILSAGVVYFASILFGTRGILRARIVHHRHRTA, encoded by the coding sequence ATGGACACGCTCTACGGGTTTTTCATCGCCCCGTTCGCCGAGTTCGCCTTCATGCAGCGGGCGCTTTTCGGGTCGCTGATGCTGTCGCTCGGCGCCTGCCCCGTCGGCGTCTTCCTGATGCTGCGGCGCATGAGCCTTTCCGGCGACGCCATGGCCCACGCCATCCTGCCGGGTGCTGCCGCCGGTTTCCTGTTCTATGGGCTGGAGATCCTACCGATGACCATTGGCGGGTTGATTGCCGGCATCATCGTTGCGCTCGGCGCCGGCGCCGTCTCGCGCTTCACCATCCAGCGCGAGGACGCCTCGATGGCGGCCTTCTACCTGATTTCGCTGGCCATCGGCGTGCTGATGGTGTCGATCCGCGGCTCCAGCGTCGATCTCATGCATGTGCTGTTCGGCACCGTGCTGGCGCTTAACGATGAAGCGCTGACGCTGATCGGCGGCATCGTCCTAGTCACGCTGGTCAGCCTCACCATCTTCTGGCGGGCGCTGGTCGCCGAATGTCTCGACCCGCTGTTCCTGCGGTCGGTCAGCCGGCTGGGCAGCCCGGTGCATTTCATCTTCCTCGGCCTCGTCGTGCTCAACCTCGTCGGCGGCTTCCAGGCGCTCGGCACCCTGCTTTCCGTCGGGCTGATGATGCTGCCCGCGGCCGCTGCCCGCTTCTGGACCATGCGTGTCGAGCCGATGTGCTTGCTGGCGATGCTGATCGGCTTTGCCTCCTGCGTCGCGGGGCTGCTCTTGTCCTATCACGCGTCGCTGCCTTCCGGCCCGGCCATCATCCTGTCCGCCGGCGTCGTCTATTTCGCCTCGATCCTGTTCGGCACGCGCGGTATCCTGCGCGCCCGTATCGTCCATCACCGCCACAGAACCGCCTGA
- a CDS encoding formimidoylglutamate deiminase gives MTAIFAEQALLPDGWHGNVRIVVTDGRIATAEPDTKSQPGDERHAILLPGMPNLHSHAFQRGMAGLAELRGPSADSFWSWREVMYRFALSMTPDQIEAVAAQLYIEMLEAGFSRVGEFHYLHHDRDGQPYANIAEMAERIAAAAADTGIGLTLLPVFYAHSSFGGAAPNEGQRRFINDVNRFSRLVEKCRESVRALNQSNVGNQSNVGNQGVVGNQGVVGAAPHSLRAVTPEELENIATLMPDGPIHIHVAEQVKEVEDCLAWSGARPVEWLLANAKVDGRWCLIHATHMTETETAAMAKSGAIAGLCPITEANLGDGTFAAPLFRQHGGRFGVGSDSNVLIGLPDELRQLEYSQRLTHRARNVLAVAGGSTGRALFDAALDGGSAALGAGPSRIDAGASADFISLDGNHPSLAGKTGAGKTGDAVLDAWIFANGTKVDCVWVHGKKLVSGGRHSRRDAIAERFRSVMTELAAG, from the coding sequence GTGACGGCGATCTTTGCGGAACAGGCGCTTCTGCCCGACGGCTGGCATGGCAATGTGCGGATCGTTGTAACCGACGGTCGTATCGCGACAGCCGAACCCGACACCAAATCCCAGCCCGGCGACGAACGCCATGCCATCCTTTTGCCCGGCATGCCGAACCTGCACAGCCACGCCTTCCAGCGCGGCATGGCCGGCCTTGCCGAGCTGCGCGGCCCTTCCGCCGACAGTTTCTGGAGCTGGCGCGAGGTGATGTACCGCTTCGCCCTGTCGATGACGCCGGATCAGATCGAGGCTGTCGCAGCCCAACTCTATATCGAGATGCTGGAGGCAGGCTTTTCGCGCGTCGGCGAATTTCACTATTTGCACCACGATCGCGACGGCCAGCCCTACGCCAACATCGCCGAGATGGCTGAGCGCATCGCTGCCGCCGCTGCCGACACCGGCATTGGGCTGACGCTGCTGCCGGTGTTCTATGCGCACTCCTCCTTCGGCGGCGCTGCACCGAACGAAGGCCAGCGGCGATTCATCAATGATGTGAATCGGTTCTCGCGGCTTGTTGAGAAATGCCGCGAATCCGTTCGCGCCTTGAATCAAAGCAACGTTGGGAATCAAAGCAACGTTGGGAATCAAGGCGTCGTTGGGAATCAAGGCGTCGTTGGCGCCGCCCCGCACAGCCTGCGCGCCGTGACGCCGGAGGAATTGGAAAACATCGCGACGCTAATGCCGGATGGACCGATCCACATCCATGTCGCCGAGCAAGTGAAGGAAGTCGAGGACTGCCTTGCCTGGTCCGGAGCGCGGCCGGTCGAATGGCTGCTCGCCAATGCCAAGGTCGATGGGCGCTGGTGCCTGATCCACGCCACTCACATGACCGAGACCGAGACGGCGGCCATGGCGAAAAGTGGAGCAATCGCCGGCCTCTGCCCGATCACCGAGGCCAATCTCGGCGACGGCACCTTTGCAGCACCTTTGTTCAGACAACATGGGGGCCGCTTCGGTGTCGGCTCCGATTCCAACGTGCTGATCGGCCTGCCGGACGAATTGCGGCAACTCGAATATTCGCAGCGCCTCACCCACCGCGCCCGCAATGTGCTGGCGGTCGCCGGTGGCTCGACCGGCCGCGCTTTGTTCGATGCCGCACTCGACGGCGGCAGTGCCGCCCTTGGCGCGGGACCCTCGCGGATCGACGCCGGTGCGTCAGCCGATTTCATCTCGCTCGATGGCAATCACCCTTCGCTTGCTGGAAAGACCGGGGCCGGCAAGACGGGCGATGCGGTGCTCGACGCCTGGATCTTCGCCAACGGCACCAAGGTCGACTGCGTCTGGGTGCATGGCAAGAAACTGGTCAGCGGCGGCAGGCATTCAAGGCGCGATGCCATCGCCGAGCGTTTTCGCAGCGTGATGACGGAACTCGCGGCTGGCTGA
- a CDS encoding DinB family protein, whose amino-acid sequence MNLLDHNRRMARNNLWSNDRLYRAVLQLKLGEFEAERTSFFPSIKATLNHILAVDHLYLDFLEEGGVGAAVFDDFVPFDDAASLAVAQADFDRRLVAFCDALSADDLDRRVITDRREDGMIPERIGDILAHVFLHDIHHRGQVHAMLSGTSVKPPQLDEFLLDYDLKLRQVEIKRLGL is encoded by the coding sequence ATGAACCTGCTGGACCACAATCGCCGCATGGCGCGCAACAATCTCTGGTCGAACGACCGGCTCTATCGCGCCGTGCTGCAGCTTAAGCTCGGTGAGTTCGAGGCCGAGCGAACCAGCTTTTTCCCCTCGATCAAGGCGACGCTCAACCACATATTGGCGGTCGATCATCTCTATCTCGACTTTCTCGAAGAGGGCGGCGTCGGCGCCGCCGTCTTTGACGACTTCGTGCCGTTCGACGACGCCGCAAGCCTGGCGGTGGCTCAGGCCGATTTCGACCGCAGGCTGGTTGCTTTCTGCGACGCCTTGTCGGCTGACGATCTCGACCGTCGCGTCATCACCGACCGGCGCGAGGACGGCATGATCCCGGAACGCATCGGCGACATACTCGCTCACGTCTTCCTGCACGACATCCACCATCGCGGCCAGGTGCATGCCATGCTGTCCGGCACTTCAGTCAAGCCGCCGCAACTCGACGAGTTCCTGCTCGATTATGATCTGAAGCTGAGACAGGTAGAGATCAAGCGGCTGGGCTTGTGA
- the aztA gene encoding zinc ABC transporter ATP-binding protein AztA — MTQTCLTFRDLTLGYNSHPAIHHLDGTIRRGSLTAVVGANGSGKSTLMKGIVGVLKPMAGAVIRAPGVRAAYLPQQSELDRTFPARVVDLVSLGLWPRRGLLGRYTKEDRDSVSQALMAVGLGGFEKRPIDTLSGGQLQRTLFARVLLQDADLILLDEPFNAVDTKTVGDLIALIERWHGEERTIMVVVHDLDLVRQNFPETLLLARQPVAWGDTKETLRPENLLRARRFHEAWEENAPWCEPDNHEHGDQDHDHGHDHGHDHHHGSGPRAA; from the coding sequence ATGACCCAAACCTGCCTGACCTTCCGCGACCTGACGCTGGGCTACAACAGCCATCCGGCGATCCATCATCTCGACGGCACGATTCGCCGCGGATCGCTGACCGCCGTCGTTGGCGCCAATGGCTCGGGCAAGTCGACCCTGATGAAAGGCATCGTCGGCGTGTTGAAGCCGATGGCCGGCGCAGTCATTCGCGCACCCGGCGTGCGCGCCGCCTATCTGCCGCAGCAGTCGGAGCTCGACCGCACCTTTCCCGCTCGGGTCGTCGATCTGGTTTCGCTCGGCCTGTGGCCACGGCGCGGGCTGCTCGGCCGCTATACCAAGGAAGATCGCGATTCGGTCAGCCAGGCGCTGATGGCCGTCGGCCTCGGCGGCTTCGAGAAGCGCCCGATCGACACGCTGTCGGGCGGCCAGCTACAGCGAACGCTGTTTGCCCGCGTGCTGCTGCAGGACGCTGATCTCATCCTGCTCGACGAGCCGTTCAATGCCGTCGACACCAAGACCGTCGGCGACCTGATTGCGCTGATCGAGCGCTGGCATGGCGAGGAACGCACCATCATGGTTGTCGTCCACGACCTGGATCTGGTGCGCCAGAATTTCCCCGAGACGCTGCTGCTGGCGCGCCAGCCAGTCGCCTGGGGCGACACCAAGGAAACGCTGCGGCCGGAAAACCTGTTGCGCGCGCGCCGCTTTCACGAAGCCTGGGAGGAGAACGCGCCCTGGTGCGAGCCCGACAACCACGAGCACGGTGATCAGGATCACGACCATGGGCACGATCATGGGCACGACCATCATCACGGCTCCGGGCCGAGGGCGGCATGA
- a CDS encoding fumarylacetoacetate hydrolase family protein encodes MKLASLKDGTRDGKLVVVSRDLTRFTDASFLVPTLQAALDDWSRIAPHLATIAESLENNAVPSDRFHEHDAHSPLPRAYQWADGSAYVNHVELVRKARGAEMPASFWTDPLIYQGGSDAFIAPRDPIRAADEAFGVDMEAEVAVIVDDVSMGASLDEAQAAIRLVMLVNDVTLRSLTAPELAKGFGFFQSKPSSAFSPVAVTPDELGEAWDGGKVSLPLLVDLNGKPFGRADAGIDMTFDFPALIAHAAKTRPLAAGTIIGSGTVSNKQGGGPGKPVSAGGAGYSCIAELRMIETIEAGAPTTPFLRFGDTVRIEMKDGTGHSIFGAIEQKVEKYVG; translated from the coding sequence ATGAAGCTTGCCTCATTGAAGGACGGGACGCGCGATGGGAAACTCGTCGTCGTCTCGCGCGACCTGACGCGGTTCACCGATGCCTCGTTTCTGGTACCGACGCTGCAGGCGGCGCTCGACGACTGGAGCCGGATAGCGCCGCATTTGGCGACAATCGCGGAATCGCTTGAGAACAATGCGGTGCCGTCAGACCGCTTTCACGAGCATGACGCCCATTCACCACTGCCGCGCGCCTATCAGTGGGCCGACGGCTCGGCCTATGTCAATCATGTCGAGCTGGTGCGGAAAGCGCGCGGCGCCGAGATGCCGGCAAGCTTCTGGACCGATCCGCTAATTTACCAGGGCGGCTCGGACGCCTTCATCGCGCCGCGTGACCCGATCCGGGCGGCCGACGAGGCTTTTGGCGTCGACATGGAGGCGGAGGTCGCCGTCATCGTCGACGACGTGTCGATGGGCGCAAGCCTCGATGAGGCGCAGGCCGCGATCCGGCTGGTTATGTTGGTCAACGACGTCACGCTGCGCTCCCTCACTGCGCCAGAGCTTGCCAAGGGCTTCGGCTTCTTCCAGTCAAAGCCGTCCTCGGCCTTTTCTCCGGTCGCGGTGACGCCGGACGAATTGGGCGAGGCCTGGGATGGCGGCAAGGTCAGCCTGCCGCTGCTGGTCGATCTCAACGGTAAGCCGTTCGGCCGGGCGGATGCCGGCATCGACATGACCTTCGATTTTCCGGCGCTGATTGCGCATGCCGCGAAAACCCGGCCGCTGGCCGCCGGCACGATCATCGGTTCGGGCACTGTCTCCAACAAGCAGGGCGGCGGCCCGGGCAAGCCTGTCTCGGCGGGCGGCGCAGGCTATTCCTGCATTGCCGAGTTGCGCATGATCGAAACCATCGAGGCCGGCGCGCCGACAACGCCATTCCTGCGTTTTGGCGACACCGTGCGCATCGAGATGAAGGACGGGACCGGACATTCGATCTTTGGTGCGATCGAGCAGAAGGTCGAGAAATACGTCGGGTAA
- a CDS encoding BrnA antitoxin family protein: MAKLKITKPDKEFKPGKGFTKEDWDAVSDNPEWTEEDFKNARPFTEVFPDLAESIRRARGRPALDNPKKQVTLRLDSDVVARFRAGGPGWQSRINDILRKAAGLPK, translated from the coding sequence ATGGCAAAACTGAAAATCACGAAGCCTGACAAGGAGTTCAAGCCTGGCAAGGGCTTTACCAAGGAAGATTGGGATGCCGTTTCGGACAACCCCGAATGGACGGAGGAGGATTTCAAAAACGCCCGTCCTTTCACCGAGGTCTTCCCGGACCTTGCCGAAAGCATTCGCCGCGCGCGCGGCCGGCCGGCGCTCGACAATCCGAAGAAGCAGGTGACGCTCCGGCTCGACAGCGATGTGGTCGCCCGCTTTCGCGCCGGCGGCCCCGGCTGGCAGAGCCGGATCAACGACATCCTGCGTAAGGCCGCTGGCCTTCCGAAGTAG
- the hutC gene encoding histidine utilization repressor encodes MSMIGTMDADVGEPLSLHQRILSDISERILSGAWVPGHRIPFEHELTAEYKCSRMTVNKALSQLAKAGLIERRRRSGSFVRRPQSQAAVLEIHDIRIEVEALGLPYRYERVARHKRRSSAEDRALLELAAAGPVLALECRHFAGKRPFAHEQRLINLAAVAEAADEEFHAIAPGPWLIARVPWSAAEHRIRAVAADRHIAAALDIEAGAPCLVVERRTWSAEHPVTHVRFTYAAESHTLVARFTPSQG; translated from the coding sequence ATGAGCATGATCGGAACAATGGACGCGGACGTCGGCGAACCTCTCTCGCTGCACCAGCGTATCCTGTCCGACATCAGCGAACGGATCCTGTCCGGCGCTTGGGTGCCCGGTCACCGCATCCCGTTCGAGCATGAACTGACGGCCGAGTACAAATGTTCGCGCATGACGGTGAACAAGGCGCTGTCGCAGCTTGCCAAGGCCGGGCTGATCGAGCGCCGCCGCCGCTCCGGAAGCTTCGTCCGGCGGCCGCAGTCTCAGGCGGCAGTGCTGGAGATCCACGACATCAGGATCGAGGTCGAGGCGCTTGGGCTTCCCTATCGCTACGAGCGTGTGGCGCGACACAAAAGACGCAGCAGCGCGGAAGATCGCGCCTTGCTGGAACTCGCCGCCGCCGGACCGGTGCTGGCGCTGGAATGCCGGCATTTCGCCGGCAAGCGGCCGTTCGCGCACGAACAGCGGCTGATCAACCTGGCCGCCGTGGCCGAGGCCGCCGACGAGGAATTTCATGCCATCGCGCCTGGGCCGTGGCTGATCGCCCGCGTGCCGTGGAGCGCCGCCGAGCACCGCATCCGCGCCGTCGCCGCCGACAGACACATTGCGGCCGCGCTCGACATCGAGGCCGGCGCACCGTGCCTAGTGGTCGAGCGACGGACATGGAGCGCCGAGCACCCCGTCACCCATGTCCGTTTCACCTATGCAGCCGAGAGCCACACTCTGGTGGCAAGGTTTACGCCTTCGCAGGGATAA
- the hppD gene encoding 4-hydroxyphenylpyruvate dioxygenase: MGPFPHDAPPAKISKANPAGTDGFEFVEFAHPEPKKLAELFTRMGYVPVAKHRTKEITVWRQGDINYVVNAEPGSHAMKFVDKHGPCAASMAWRVVDAKHAFDHAVAKGATPYEGKDKTLDVPAIVGIGGSLLYFIEAYGEKGSAYDAEFEWLGERDPKPEGVGFYYLDHLTHNVYRGNMDKWWDFYRDLFGFKQIHFFDIDGKITGLVSRAITSPCGKIRIPLNESKDETSQIAEYLKKYNGEGIQHIAVGTDEIYGATDRLAANGLKFMPGPPETYYDMSHARVSGHDEPIERMKKHGILIDGEGVVDGGTTKILLQIFSKTVIGPIFFEFIQRKGDEGFGEGNFRALFESIEQDQIRRGVIKVEAAE; this comes from the coding sequence ATGGGTCCCTTCCCGCACGACGCACCGCCCGCAAAGATCAGCAAGGCCAACCCCGCCGGCACCGATGGCTTCGAGTTCGTCGAGTTCGCCCATCCCGAGCCGAAAAAGCTCGCCGAGCTTTTTACCCGCATGGGCTATGTACCGGTAGCGAAGCACCGCACCAAAGAGATCACCGTCTGGCGGCAGGGCGACATCAACTATGTCGTCAATGCCGAGCCCGGCTCGCATGCGATGAAATTCGTCGACAAGCACGGCCCGTGCGCGGCTTCGATGGCCTGGCGGGTGGTCGATGCCAAGCATGCGTTCGACCATGCCGTCGCCAAGGGCGCCACGCCTTATGAAGGCAAGGACAAGACGCTCGATGTGCCGGCAATCGTCGGCATCGGCGGCTCGCTGCTTTATTTCATCGAGGCCTATGGCGAGAAGGGCTCGGCCTATGACGCCGAGTTCGAGTGGCTGGGCGAACGCGACCCGAAGCCGGAAGGCGTCGGCTTCTATTATCTCGACCACCTCACCCACAATGTCTATCGCGGCAACATGGACAAATGGTGGGATTTCTATCGCGACCTGTTCGGCTTCAAGCAGATCCATTTCTTCGACATCGACGGTAAGATCACCGGGCTGGTCAGCCGCGCCATCACCTCGCCCTGCGGCAAGATCCGCATCCCGCTCAACGAGTCCAAGGACGAGACCAGCCAGATCGCCGAGTATCTGAAGAAGTACAATGGCGAAGGCATCCAGCACATCGCCGTCGGCACCGACGAGATCTATGGCGCCACCGACAGGCTGGCCGCCAACGGGCTGAAATTCATGCCCGGCCCGCCGGAGACCTATTATGACATGTCCCACGCCCGCGTGAGCGGCCATGACGAGCCGATCGAGCGCATGAAAAAGCACGGTATCCTGATCGACGGCGAAGGCGTGGTCGACGGCGGCACGACCAAGATCCTGCTGCAGATCTTTTCAAAAACCGTGATCGGGCCGATCTTCTTCGAATTCATTCAGAGGAAGGGCGACGAAGGTTTTGGTGAGGGCAATTTCCGAGCCCTGTTCGAATCGATCGAGCAGGACCAGATCAGGCGCGGCGTGATCAAGGTGGAGGCGGCGGAGTAA
- a CDS encoding TIGR01244 family sulfur transferase, whose product MDYRQISKDYSVSGQIQPEEAVAIKAAGFKSVICNRPDDEQPGQPSANSVKAAVEAAGLAFRYIPVISGQITAENVEDQAEALDELEGPIFAYCRSGARCTNLYGLIQQSKG is encoded by the coding sequence ATGGACTATCGTCAGATCAGCAAGGATTATTCGGTCTCGGGCCAGATCCAACCCGAAGAGGCCGTCGCCATCAAAGCCGCCGGCTTCAAGAGCGTGATTTGCAACCGGCCCGATGACGAGCAGCCCGGCCAACCTTCGGCGAACAGCGTCAAGGCGGCGGTCGAAGCCGCCGGGCTCGCCTTCCGCTATATCCCGGTCATCAGCGGTCAGATCACGGCCGAGAATGTCGAGGACCAGGCCGAGGCGCTGGACGAGCTCGAAGGCCCGATCTTCGCCTATTGCCGCTCTGGCGCGCGCTGCACCAATCTTTATGGGCTGATCCAGCAGTCGAAGGGTTAA
- a CDS encoding type II toxin-antitoxin system prevent-host-death family antitoxin, protein MNVPMAKAKAQLSELVKRAQAGEEIHLTRHGEIVATLSAPARLGGSKGLFGALKGQIRISDDFDELGPEWDEYIK, encoded by the coding sequence ATGAACGTTCCAATGGCGAAAGCGAAGGCCCAGCTCTCTGAGTTGGTGAAGCGTGCCCAGGCAGGCGAAGAGATCCATCTCACGCGGCACGGGGAGATCGTCGCGACCTTGAGTGCTCCCGCCCGGCTTGGCGGGAGCAAAGGCCTGTTTGGGGCCTTGAAGGGCCAGATTCGGATATCGGATGATTTTGATGAGCTCGGTCCCGAATGGGACGAGTACATTAAATGA
- the aztC gene encoding zinc ABC transporter substrate-binding protein AztC → MLKSIRAALTMSVITLTAFGASSALAEPLKVVASFTVIADFAKNVGGDRIDLTTIVGPDGDAHVYEPSPADAVAMAGADVVLVNGLHFEGFLQRLVDASATKATIAVLTKGVTPINFKPEFADADAHEDADTGGEAATDPHAFQSIANAKIYVKNIADAFCTADASGCDSYKANAAAYTEKLDALEGEVQTAIQSIPKEKRVVITSHDAFGYFEKAYGLTFLAPEGVSTESEPSAADVARLVSQVKQDKAAAVFIENITNARLIEQIASETGIKVGGTLYSDALSQPDGPASTYIDLMRNNIARIKGAILGS, encoded by the coding sequence GTGCTGAAATCGATCCGCGCCGCCCTGACAATGAGCGTTATAACATTAACCGCCTTTGGCGCGTCGTCGGCCCTCGCGGAACCGCTGAAAGTGGTCGCCAGCTTCACGGTCATTGCCGATTTCGCCAAGAATGTCGGCGGCGACCGCATCGATCTGACCACCATCGTTGGCCCGGATGGCGATGCCCATGTCTACGAGCCGAGCCCGGCCGACGCGGTGGCCATGGCCGGGGCGGATGTGGTGCTGGTCAACGGCCTGCACTTCGAAGGCTTTCTGCAGCGCCTGGTCGATGCCAGCGCCACCAAGGCGACGATTGCCGTTCTGACCAAAGGAGTCACACCGATCAATTTCAAGCCGGAATTCGCCGATGCCGACGCCCATGAAGACGCAGATACCGGCGGCGAGGCGGCTACCGATCCGCACGCCTTCCAGTCGATCGCCAATGCGAAGATCTACGTGAAGAACATCGCCGACGCTTTCTGCACCGCCGACGCCAGCGGTTGCGACAGCTACAAGGCCAATGCCGCCGCCTACACCGAAAAGCTCGACGCGCTCGAGGGCGAAGTGCAGACGGCGATCCAGTCGATCCCGAAAGAGAAGCGCGTGGTCATCACCTCGCATGACGCCTTCGGCTATTTCGAAAAGGCTTATGGCCTCACCTTCCTGGCCCCCGAAGGAGTGTCGACCGAGTCGGAGCCTTCCGCTGCCGACGTTGCCAGGCTGGTCAGCCAGGTGAAGCAGGACAAGGCGGCGGCGGTCTTCATCGAAAATATCACCAACGCGCGGCTGATCGAGCAGATCGCCAGCGAGACCGGTATCAAGGTCGGCGGCACGCTCTATTCGGATGCGCTGTCGCAACCCGACGGCCCAGCCTCGACCTATATCGACCTGATGCGCAACAACATCGCCCGGATCAAAGGCGCGATCCTCGGAAGCTGA
- a CDS encoding RidA family protein, which produces MSIRRIDVGPRMSQIVIHGNTVYLAGQVGEPGGNVGAQTRDILAAIDELLAKAGTDKTKILQAIIWLADMGTFAEMNAEWDKWAPQGHTPARATGEAKLAGPEYLVEIIVTAAI; this is translated from the coding sequence ATGAGCATTCGTCGCATCGATGTAGGCCCACGCATGAGCCAGATCGTCATCCACGGCAATACCGTTTATTTGGCCGGTCAGGTCGGCGAGCCGGGCGGAAACGTCGGCGCCCAGACCAGGGACATTCTGGCGGCCATCGACGAACTGCTGGCCAAGGCGGGCACCGACAAGACCAAGATCCTGCAGGCGATCATCTGGCTGGCCGACATGGGCACCTTTGCCGAGATGAACGCGGAATGGGACAAGTGGGCGCCGCAGGGCCATACACCTGCTCGCGCCACCGGCGAAGCCAAGCTTGCCGGACCGGAATATCTGGTCGAGATCATCGTTACCGCTGCGATTTGA